A single region of the Salvia splendens isolate huo1 chromosome 18, SspV2, whole genome shotgun sequence genome encodes:
- the LOC121776647 gene encoding transcription repressor OFP7-like, with translation MGSPPSPSSREKTRRLAKKKRNLPTRICLSTSSADSGWFSSEGAADEETETLVSSSSSHHPIREMQPFPNSNPRNPHRRSRRSRSSSTKRAPAVEGETTPARLSVFKKLISCTVEGKVKENFTIVKKSENPLEDFKRSMMDMRSEISYCEMK, from the coding sequence ATGGGATCCCCACCCTCTCCTTCCTCACGGGAGAAGACCCGCCGCCTCGCCAAGAAGAAAAGGAACCTCCCCACCAGGATCTGCCTCAGCACCTCCTCCGCCGACAGCGGCTGGTTCAGCAGCGAAGGCGCCGCCGACGAGGAAACCGAAACCCTagtctcctcctcctcctcgcacCATCCGATCCGAGAAATGCAGCCCTTCCCCAATTCAAACCCTAGAAACCCTCACCGACGGAGCAGGAGATCGAGATCATCATCCACGAAGCGGGCGCCGGCTGTGGAAGGGGAGACGACGCCGGCGAGGCTGTCGGTGTTCAAGAAGTTAATATCGTGCACGGTTGAGGGGAAGGTGAAGGAGAACTTCACGATCGTGAAGAAGTCGGAAAATCCGCTGGAGGATTTCAAGAGGTCGATGATGGATATGAGATCTGAGATCTCATATTGtgaaatgaaataa
- the LOC121776648 gene encoding protein DETOXIFICATION 12-like has translation MRSRQKMEVETLVAKRNAAAARKIAFTAEVNRVNWIALPMIVVTVSQFLLRVSPMFMLGHVDQLSLSSASIATSLCNVTGFSVVFGMASALETLCGQAYGAKQYKRVGTLTYGAMLWLFMVCIVLSLVFILTENLLLVMGQDPSISAAAGKFAIQLIPTLFPYAFLQCIVRYLQIQSLIFPMVWSSLASLCFQLPLCWAFIFRFHLGNSGAAISIAISSWFNVLLLVLYVMYSPACQETRAPLSWDVLVTMKDFFHLAIPSAAMVCLEWWSFELILLLSGVLPNPQLETSVLSICFTISYLHYHVPYSFGSAASTLISNEMGAGNPDAARATLHAVLALSITEFLAAGFAIGSSGRVLGYAFSADKQVISYVKKMAPFLGMSIVMDGIQAVLSGVVRGIGLQHIGAYVNAGAYYLVCIPVALLFGFLVHLKGVGLWSGLVAGATVQSIALSLLTASTNWEKKAIEARQRIFSEEFPVENDGILKHEKEKLVERL, from the exons ATGAGGAGTCGCCAGAAAATGGAGGTGGAGACACTAGTGGCGAAGCGCAACGCCGCGGCGGCGAGGAAAATCGCATTCACGGCGGAGGTGAACCGTGTCAATTGGATCGCGCTGCCGATGATCGTCGTCACGGTATCGCAGTTTCTGCTGCGGGTTTCGCCTATGTTCATGCTCGGCCACGTCGACCAGCTCTCCCTCTCCAGCGCCTCCATCGCCACCTCTCTCTGCAACGTCACCGGATTCAGTGTCGTT TTTGGGATGGCTAGTGCTCTGGAAACTCTATGTGGGCAGGCATACGGTGCTAAGCAATACAAAAGAGTGGGAACGCTAACTTATGGTGCAATGTTATGGCTGTTTATGGTGTGCATAGTTCTCTCTCTCGTATTCATCTTGACCGAGAACCTGCTGCTTGTGATGGGCCAAGATCCTTCAATATCAGCTGCAGCAGGCAAGTTTGCCATCCAGCTCATCCCAACGCTCTTCCCCTATGCGTTTCTCCAGTGCATTGTTCGTTACCTGCAGATCCAGAGCTTGATTTTCCCCATGGTTTGGAGCTCAttagcatctctctgcttccagCTACCTCTCTGTTGGGCTTTCATATTCAGATTCCATCTCGGAAACTCTGGAGCAGCTATCTCAATAGCCATATCCTCTTGGTTCAACGTTCTTCTCCTCGTGCTTTATGTCATGTATTCCCCTGCTTGCCAAGAAACACGAGCTCCGTTGTCATGGGATGTGCTTGTCACCATGAAGGACTTCTTTCACCTTGCTATACCATCTGCTGCCATGGTATG TTTGGAATGGTGGTCTTTTGAGCTAATACTGTTGCTGTCAGGAGTGTTGCCAAATCCACAATTGGAGACATCAGTTCTTTCTATATG CTTCACGATTTCGTATTTGCACTATCACGTCCCCTATTCTTTCGGCTCTGCTGCAAG TACGCTGATCTCGAACGAGATGGGGGCAGGAAATCCGGACGCAGCCAGAGCCACTCTACATGCAGTGTTGGCTCTGTCGATCACAGAGTTCCTAGCAGCTGGATTCGCCATAGGGTCATCAGGCCGCGTGTTAGGATACGCATTTAGTGCGGATAAACAAGTAATCTCTTATGTCAAGAAAATGGCGCCTTTCCTTGGCATGTCTATTGTCATGGATGGCATACAGGCTGTTCTATCGG GTGTAGTCAGAGGCATCGGGTTGCAGCATATAGGGGCGTATGTGAATGCGGGAGCATATTATCTGGTGTGTATCCCAGTGGCTCTGTTATTTGGCTTTTTAGTACACCTGAAAGGAGTTGGCCTTTGGAGCGGACTCGTGGCAGGAGCAACGGTTCAATCTATCGCGCTCTCTCTTCTAACAGCGTCTACCAATTGGGAAAAGAAG GCAATTGAAGCACGGCAGAGGATCTTCTCGGAGGAATTTCCAGTTGAAAATGATGGCATATTGAAgcatgaaaaagaaaaattggtggaGAGATTGTGA